A stretch of Microbulbifer sp. SAOS-129_SWC DNA encodes these proteins:
- a CDS encoding peptidoglycan binding protein CsiV: MTRTLKLCSALLLALAAASANAVNYAGTPFEIEMIVFSRTQGMDKSGETWPAAPKLQYPQRWVDFHSQKNGLPLLTQVPTQLNNKVAALNRSGNYKVLFHRAWQQVLQQKHRSPAIVISGGDSYGDHHQLEGTITVSVAHYLHLSTNLWYNEFDGTGNDNVAGSGVLVPAVPRAPLTTASASDEPMNLSAGASQSIATDMPAYARHVALLQAKRRLRSGELHYFDNPQFGVLIEIRKVDPSENAAGSDA; the protein is encoded by the coding sequence ATGACCAGAACCCTCAAACTGTGCTCCGCACTGCTGCTGGCACTGGCGGCGGCAAGTGCCAATGCAGTCAACTACGCCGGCACACCCTTCGAGATCGAGATGATCGTGTTCAGCCGCACCCAGGGCATGGACAAGTCCGGAGAGACCTGGCCGGCGGCGCCGAAGCTGCAGTACCCTCAGCGCTGGGTGGACTTTCACTCGCAGAAAAATGGTCTACCACTGCTGACCCAGGTGCCGACCCAGCTGAACAACAAGGTCGCCGCGCTGAATCGCAGCGGCAATTACAAGGTGCTGTTCCACCGCGCCTGGCAACAGGTGCTGCAGCAGAAACACCGCTCGCCCGCCATTGTTATCAGCGGCGGTGACAGCTACGGCGACCACCACCAGCTGGAGGGCACGATTACCGTAAGTGTGGCTCACTACCTGCATCTGAGCACCAACCTCTGGTACAACGAGTTCGATGGCACTGGCAACGACAACGTCGCGGGCTCCGGTGTGCTTGTGCCGGCGGTACCGCGGGCACCGCTCACCACGGCCAGCGCCAGTGACGAACCGATGAACCTGTCGGCCGGCGCCAGCCAATCGATCGCCACCGACATGCCCGCCTACGCCCGGCATGTGGCATTGCTGCAGGCCAAGCGCCGCCTGCGCAGTGGCGAGCTGCACTATTTCGACAACCCGCAATTCGGCGTTCTGATCGAAATTCGCAAAGTCGATCCCAGCGAAAACGCCGCAGGCAGCGACGCCTGA
- the mfd gene encoding transcription-repair coupling factor: MTDLHPLTPPEFRSASDRQYWGQLHGAAAALAILNAARAASGPTLLVTRDSLEAHRLEVQLKFFNKPRRDSDGDEALEIFHFPDWEILPYDTFSPHQDIISDRLATLYRLPQMGRGIVIVPVSTLMHRLPPRDYVAGNALILQEGQQFDMNTQRRLLEQAGYHCVDTVYEHGEFAVRGALMDIFPMGSPLPYRIDLFDDEIESLRTFDPETQRTVDKVARIELLPAREFPLHKAAQAEFLQNWHEQFDSDPSLVPLYQDINAGIAPAGIEYYLPLFFRGHCASLFDYLPDRSIAFLHGDIQPALENFWREVGNRYESRRGDLTRPLLPPRQILLDVAEVNGALKSMPRAIFSAETLPEAQGNHNFATQAPPQLPVDGKSDQPLAALEAYLMDFSGRVLFCAESGGRRESLLELLRGIRLQPETFASWRDFAASDAAFGITVAPLDQGMLLAEPALNLIAEPQLFGERVLQQRRRKKAKDDADNAIKNLAELRIGAPVVHIDHGVGRYRGLQRLDIDGQAAEFLTLQYASEAKLYVPVASLHLISRYSGADEALAPLHKMGSEQWQKAKRKAAEKVRDAAAELLDIYARREARVGHAFANPGLAYREFAAGFPFEETPDQQQAIEAVVADMLSEKPMDRLVCGDVGFGKTEVAMRAAFVAAHAGKQVAMLVPTTLLAQQHYQSFRDRFADWPLNIEVISRFRSGKEIDSIKEKVTSGAVDILVGTHKLLQSDLDFHNLGLLIIDEEHRFGVRQKERLKSLRAEVDILNLTATPIPRTLNMAMAGIRDLSVIATPPARRLSVKTFVRERDNALIKEAILREILRGGQVYFLHNEVKSIERIARELGELVPEARIGIGHGQMRERELEQVMSDFYHKRFNVLVCTTIIETGIDVPSANTIVIERADKFGLAQLHQLRGRVGRSHHQAYAYLLTPNKRAMTADAVKRLEAITEAQDLGAGFTLATHDLEIRGAGELLGEEQSGQIQSVGFTLYMEMLDQAVKAIREGKTPNIDEPLESPAVDVNLRIPALIPEDYLPDVHGRLMMYKRIANAADSAELRELQVEMIDRFGLLPEPLKHLFRTTEIKLAAEKMGIRKLEASAARGRIEFAENTRVDPLTLVKMVQTEPGRYQLAGANHLSFALDEDGPEQRLQQVSGVLDRLAQ, translated from the coding sequence ATGACCGATTTACACCCTCTGACACCCCCGGAATTCCGCTCTGCGAGTGATCGCCAGTACTGGGGCCAGCTGCATGGCGCCGCTGCCGCACTGGCGATCCTGAATGCCGCCCGCGCCGCCTCCGGGCCCACCCTGCTGGTGACCCGCGACAGCCTCGAAGCGCACCGACTCGAGGTGCAGCTGAAATTTTTTAACAAGCCGCGGCGAGATAGCGACGGCGACGAGGCGCTGGAAATCTTCCATTTCCCCGACTGGGAAATCCTCCCCTACGACACCTTCTCGCCGCACCAGGACATCATCTCCGATCGCCTCGCCACCCTGTACCGTCTGCCGCAGATGGGCCGCGGTATCGTCATCGTGCCGGTGAGCACACTGATGCACCGGCTGCCGCCGCGGGATTACGTGGCCGGCAACGCACTGATCCTGCAGGAGGGTCAGCAATTCGACATGAACACCCAGCGCCGCCTGCTCGAGCAGGCCGGCTACCACTGCGTAGACACCGTGTATGAACACGGTGAATTCGCCGTGCGCGGCGCGCTGATGGATATCTTTCCGATGGGCAGCCCCCTGCCCTACCGCATCGACCTGTTCGACGACGAGATCGAATCCCTGCGCACCTTCGACCCGGAGACCCAGCGCACCGTGGACAAGGTCGCACGCATCGAGCTGCTGCCGGCGCGCGAATTCCCGCTGCACAAGGCGGCCCAGGCCGAGTTCCTGCAGAACTGGCACGAGCAGTTCGACAGTGACCCAAGCCTGGTGCCCCTGTATCAGGACATCAACGCCGGCATCGCCCCGGCGGGTATCGAGTACTACCTGCCGCTGTTTTTCCGCGGCCACTGCGCCAGCCTGTTCGACTACCTGCCGGACCGCAGCATCGCGTTCCTGCACGGCGACATCCAGCCGGCGCTGGAGAACTTCTGGCGCGAGGTGGGCAACCGCTACGAGAGCCGCCGCGGCGACCTGACCCGGCCACTGCTGCCGCCACGGCAGATACTGTTGGACGTGGCCGAGGTGAACGGCGCCCTGAAATCCATGCCGCGGGCCATCTTCTCCGCCGAGACGCTGCCGGAAGCCCAGGGCAACCACAATTTCGCCACCCAGGCGCCGCCGCAGCTGCCGGTAGACGGCAAGTCCGACCAGCCGCTGGCGGCGCTGGAAGCCTATCTGATGGACTTCAGCGGCCGCGTACTCTTCTGTGCGGAGAGTGGCGGCCGGCGCGAATCGCTGCTGGAACTGTTGCGCGGTATCCGCCTGCAGCCGGAAACCTTTGCCAGCTGGCGGGACTTCGCCGCCAGCGACGCGGCCTTTGGTATTACCGTGGCGCCGCTGGACCAGGGCATGCTGCTGGCGGAGCCGGCGCTGAACCTGATTGCCGAACCACAGCTGTTCGGCGAGCGGGTGCTGCAGCAGCGCCGGCGCAAGAAGGCCAAGGACGACGCTGACAACGCGATCAAAAACCTGGCCGAGCTGCGCATCGGCGCGCCGGTGGTCCATATCGACCATGGGGTCGGCCGCTACCGCGGCCTGCAGCGCCTCGACATCGACGGCCAGGCGGCAGAGTTCCTGACCCTGCAATACGCCAGCGAGGCCAAGCTCTACGTGCCGGTGGCCAGCCTGCACCTGATCAGCCGCTACTCCGGCGCCGACGAGGCGCTGGCGCCGCTGCACAAGATGGGCAGCGAGCAGTGGCAGAAAGCCAAACGCAAGGCCGCGGAGAAGGTCCGCGACGCCGCCGCCGAGCTGCTGGACATCTACGCCCGCCGCGAGGCGCGCGTCGGTCACGCGTTTGCCAATCCCGGCCTGGCCTATCGCGAGTTCGCCGCCGGCTTCCCGTTCGAGGAGACCCCGGACCAGCAGCAGGCGATCGAGGCCGTGGTCGCGGATATGCTTTCGGAAAAACCGATGGATCGCCTGGTCTGCGGCGATGTCGGCTTCGGAAAAACCGAAGTCGCCATGCGTGCGGCCTTCGTCGCCGCCCACGCCGGTAAACAGGTGGCCATGCTGGTACCCACCACCCTGCTGGCGCAGCAGCACTATCAATCGTTCCGCGACCGCTTCGCCGACTGGCCGCTCAATATCGAAGTGATCTCGCGCTTCCGCTCCGGCAAGGAGATCGACAGCATCAAGGAGAAGGTGACCAGCGGCGCCGTGGATATCCTCGTCGGCACGCACAAGCTGTTGCAGAGCGACCTGGACTTCCACAACCTGGGCCTGCTGATCATTGATGAGGAACACCGCTTCGGCGTGCGCCAGAAGGAGCGCCTGAAGAGCCTGCGCGCCGAGGTAGATATCCTCAACCTCACCGCCACGCCAATTCCGCGCACGCTGAATATGGCCATGGCCGGCATCCGCGATCTGTCGGTGATCGCCACGCCGCCGGCGCGGCGCCTGTCGGTGAAGACCTTTGTGCGCGAGCGCGACAACGCGCTGATCAAGGAGGCGATCCTGCGCGAGATCCTGCGCGGCGGCCAGGTGTACTTCCTGCACAACGAGGTCAAGAGCATCGAGCGCATCGCACGGGAACTGGGCGAACTGGTGCCCGAGGCGCGTATCGGTATCGGCCACGGGCAGATGCGCGAGCGTGAGCTGGAACAGGTCATGAGCGACTTCTACCACAAGCGCTTCAACGTATTGGTGTGCACTACCATTATCGAGACCGGCATCGACGTGCCCAGCGCCAACACCATCGTGATCGAGCGCGCCGACAAGTTCGGCCTGGCCCAGCTGCACCAGCTGCGCGGCCGCGTGGGGCGCTCCCACCACCAGGCTTACGCCTACCTGCTGACCCCCAACAAGCGCGCCATGACCGCCGACGCCGTCAAGCGCCTCGAGGCCATCACCGAGGCCCAGGACCTGGGCGCCGGCTTCACCCTGGCCACCCACGACCTGGAGATCCGCGGTGCCGGCGAACTACTCGGCGAGGAACAGAGCGGCCAGATTCAGAGCGTCGGCTTCACCCTGTATATGGAAATGCTCGACCAGGCGGTAAAGGCCATTCGCGAGGGCAAGACGCCGAATATCGACGAACCGCTGGAATCGCCGGCGGTGGACGTGAACCTGCGTATACCGGCACTGATCCCGGAGGACTACCTGCCGGACGTGCACGGCCGCCTGATGATGTACAAGCGCATCGCCAACGCCGCGGACAGCGCCGAACTGCGGGAACTGCAGGTGGAGATGATCGACCGCTTTGGTTTGCTGCCGGAGCCGCTCAAGCACCTGTTCCGCACTACCGAGATCAAACTGGCCGCGGAAAAGATGGGCATCCGCAAGCTGGAGGCCTCTGCGGCGCGGGGACGTATCGAATTTGCGGAGAATACCCGGGTTGATCCACTGACATTGGTTAAAATGGTGCAGACCGAACCCGGCCGCTACCAGCTCGCCGGCGCCAACCACTTGAGCTTCGCCCTCGACGAGGACGGCCCGGAACAGCGCCTGCAGCAGGTATCCGGTGTGTTGGATCGGCTGGCGCAGTGA
- a CDS encoding glyceraldehyde-3-phosphate dehydrogenase, protein MTVTQKRPKPADFFKDWKEREALAESMIPMIGKLNRERNVGVYMYGRNLVNRSVLSIMKAHRFVRQVEENELSEWETFPVLEAICKLDLGPVHIDLGTLTNKYMRDDRGLSVDQFVKEELADAEGAGTPIPEPRDVVIYGFGRIGRLVARLLIEKAGSGDVLRLRAIVLRKGKADNDLVKRASLLRRDSVHGAFKGTIRVDEETSSLICNGNEIKVIYANSPQEVDYTAHGIHNAIVVDSTGVWRDEAGLSQHLESKGADKVLLTAPGKGDLKNIVYGINNGDIQPEDKILSAASCTTNAIVPVLKAVMDKYGVEHGHVETVHSYTNDQNLIDNYHKGERRGRAAALNMVLTETGAAKAASKALPSLKGKLTGNAIRVPTPNVSMAILNLNLEQETTKDELNEYMRDVALHSPLRQQIDYTNSPEVVSSDFVGSRRACVFDAIATIVDGKNAVLYCWYDNEFGYSCQVVRCLEDMAGVRYKLFPKSD, encoded by the coding sequence CTGACTGTGACTCAGAAGCGACCGAAGCCCGCGGACTTTTTCAAGGACTGGAAGGAGCGCGAAGCGCTGGCCGAATCCATGATCCCGATGATTGGCAAGCTCAACCGTGAGCGCAATGTCGGGGTCTATATGTATGGCCGCAACCTGGTAAACCGCTCCGTGCTCTCCATTATGAAGGCGCACCGCTTCGTGCGTCAGGTCGAGGAGAACGAACTGTCCGAGTGGGAAACTTTCCCGGTTCTGGAAGCCATCTGCAAGCTGGACCTGGGCCCGGTGCATATCGACCTGGGCACCCTGACCAACAAATACATGCGCGACGACCGCGGCCTGTCTGTGGACCAGTTCGTCAAGGAAGAGCTGGCCGACGCCGAGGGTGCCGGCACCCCGATTCCGGAGCCGCGCGACGTGGTTATCTACGGTTTCGGCCGTATCGGCCGCCTGGTGGCGCGCCTGTTGATCGAAAAGGCCGGCAGTGGCGATGTGCTGCGCCTGCGTGCCATCGTGCTGCGCAAGGGCAAGGCCGACAACGACCTGGTCAAGCGCGCCTCCCTGCTGCGCCGCGACTCTGTGCACGGCGCCTTCAAGGGCACCATCCGCGTGGATGAGGAAACCAGCTCGCTGATCTGCAACGGCAACGAGATCAAGGTGATCTACGCCAACTCGCCGCAGGAAGTGGACTACACCGCCCACGGCATTCACAACGCCATCGTCGTTGACAGCACCGGGGTGTGGCGCGACGAGGCAGGCCTGTCCCAGCACCTGGAGAGCAAGGGCGCCGACAAGGTGCTGCTGACCGCCCCGGGCAAGGGCGACCTGAAGAATATCGTCTACGGCATCAACAACGGCGACATCCAGCCGGAAGACAAAATCCTGTCCGCGGCCTCTTGTACCACCAACGCCATCGTGCCGGTGCTGAAGGCGGTGATGGACAAGTACGGTGTCGAGCACGGCCACGTGGAAACCGTGCACTCCTACACCAACGACCAGAACCTGATCGACAACTACCACAAGGGTGAGCGCCGTGGCCGCGCGGCCGCACTGAACATGGTGCTGACCGAGACCGGGGCCGCCAAGGCCGCGTCCAAGGCGCTGCCGTCGCTGAAGGGCAAGCTGACCGGCAACGCCATCCGCGTGCCGACCCCGAACGTGTCCATGGCGATCCTGAACCTGAACCTGGAGCAGGAGACCACCAAGGATGAGCTGAACGAGTACATGCGCGATGTGGCGCTGCACTCGCCGCTGCGCCAGCAGATCGACTACACCAACTCCCCGGAAGTGGTGTCCAGCGACTTTGTCGGCTCCCGTCGCGCCTGCGTGTTCGACGCCATCGCCACCATCGTCGATGGCAAGAACGCGGTGCTGTACTGCTGGTACGACAACGAATTCGGCTACAGCTGCCAGGTGGTGCGCTGCCTCGAGGACATGGCTGGCGTGCGCTACAAGCTGTTCCCGAAAAGTGACTGA
- a CDS encoding Na(+)-translocating NADH-quinone reductase subunit A: MRKIRRGLDLPITGAPEQAIHDGPALKTVAVLGPDYHGMKPTMAVAEGDSVKLGQLLFTDKKTEGVRYTAPAAGRVVAINRGARRVLQSVVIEIEGDEAEQFATYSAEQLGGLSRDQVVQNLIESGLWTALRTRPYSKVPSPEAQPAALFINAMDTNPLAADPGVIIAEQRDAFAQGVEILSKLADTTYVCSAPDADIPVPSAGNIRHETFAGPHPAGLSGTHIHFLSPVKPGRSVFTIGYQDVIAVGQLFATGKLFTDRVVSLAGPRVEKPRLLRTRLGASLDELTAGELQGSDNRVISGSVFGGNTAAGPLAYLGRYDSQVSVLEEGRERPFLHYMRAGNKRFSILPIYLSRLFKNRRFNFTTSTNGSERALMPIGTYERVVPLDVLPTQLLRALIVGDTATAQKLGVLELDEEDLALCTFVCPGKYEYGPILRDNLTRIEKEG, from the coding sequence ATGAGAAAGATCCGTCGGGGATTGGATTTACCCATAACCGGCGCGCCCGAGCAGGCCATCCATGATGGACCTGCACTCAAGACCGTCGCAGTGCTCGGCCCCGATTATCACGGGATGAAGCCGACCATGGCGGTGGCTGAGGGGGACAGCGTCAAACTCGGACAGCTGCTGTTTACCGACAAGAAGACCGAAGGCGTGCGTTACACCGCACCGGCTGCCGGTCGCGTCGTAGCGATCAATCGCGGTGCTCGCCGCGTGCTGCAGTCCGTAGTCATCGAGATCGAAGGCGACGAAGCTGAGCAGTTCGCTACCTACAGTGCAGAGCAGCTCGGTGGCCTGAGCCGTGACCAGGTGGTTCAGAACCTGATTGAGTCCGGCCTGTGGACCGCACTGCGTACCCGCCCGTACAGCAAGGTGCCGTCTCCCGAGGCGCAGCCGGCGGCGCTGTTCATCAACGCCATGGATACCAATCCGCTGGCGGCCGACCCGGGGGTGATCATCGCCGAGCAGCGCGATGCCTTCGCCCAGGGCGTGGAGATCCTCTCCAAGCTGGCAGACACCACCTATGTCTGCAGCGCACCGGACGCCGATATCCCGGTACCGAGCGCTGGCAACATCCGTCACGAGACGTTTGCCGGCCCGCACCCGGCGGGCCTGAGTGGCACCCACATTCACTTCCTGAGCCCGGTCAAGCCCGGTCGCAGCGTGTTCACGATCGGCTACCAGGACGTGATCGCCGTGGGCCAGCTGTTTGCCACCGGCAAGCTGTTCACCGATCGCGTCGTATCCCTCGCTGGTCCGCGCGTCGAGAAGCCGCGCCTGCTGCGTACCCGCCTGGGTGCCAGCCTGGACGAACTGACCGCCGGTGAGCTGCAGGGCAGCGACAACCGCGTGATTTCCGGTTCCGTGTTCGGCGGCAACACCGCCGCTGGCCCGCTGGCCTACCTGGGTCGCTACGACAGCCAGGTGTCCGTGCTGGAAGAGGGCCGCGAGCGTCCGTTCCTGCACTACATGCGTGCCGGCAACAAGCGCTTCTCGATCCTGCCGATCTACCTGTCGCGCCTGTTCAAGAACCGTCGCTTCAACTTTACCACCAGCACCAATGGTTCCGAGCGCGCGCTGATGCCGATCGGCACCTACGAGCGCGTTGTGCCGCTGGACGTGCTGCCGACCCAGCTGCTGCGCGCACTGATCGTCGGTGACACCGCCACCGCGCAGAAACTCGGTGTACTGGAGCTGGACGAAGAAGATCTGGCGCTGTGCACCTTCGTGTGCCCGGGCAAGTACGAATACGGCCCCATTTTGCGGGACAACCTGACCCGTATTGAGAAGGAGGGTTAA
- a CDS encoding NADH:ubiquinone reductase (Na(+)-transporting) subunit B, giving the protein MLRKFLDSIEPHFHKGGKYEKFYALYEAIDTGFFQPADTTKTTAHVRDGIDLKRIMITVWACALIPMFYGMYNVGFQANTIIEGMSNPELTGWRQAIIGALAGHNPGSVWDNLVYGAAYFLPIYFITFVVGGFWEVLFAAVRGHEVNEGFFVTSILFALSCPPDLPLWLVGMGISFGVVIGKEVFGGTGKNFMNPALSGRAFLFFAYPASMSGDSVWTAVDGYTGATALSSMASNGIQNGVVGTGGMDGGNLSWFSAFFGNMQGSIGETSTLAILIAGAIMVFMKIASWRIIAGTLLGMMATATLFNFIGSDTNPMFNVPWYWHLVVGGFAFGLVFMTTDPVSASMTDTGRWFYGILIGFMCVLIRVANPAFPEGMMLAILFANLFAPLFDYFVVQSHIKRRLARG; this is encoded by the coding sequence ATGTTGCGTAAATTCCTCGATTCCATCGAACCGCACTTCCACAAGGGCGGCAAATACGAAAAGTTCTACGCGCTGTACGAAGCCATCGATACCGGTTTCTTCCAGCCCGCGGACACTACTAAAACCACGGCGCATGTGCGTGACGGCATTGACCTGAAGCGCATCATGATCACCGTGTGGGCCTGTGCCCTGATCCCGATGTTCTACGGCATGTACAACGTCGGCTTCCAGGCCAACACCATCATCGAAGGCATGAGCAACCCGGAACTGACCGGCTGGCGCCAGGCCATCATTGGTGCGCTGGCCGGCCACAATCCGGGCAGCGTCTGGGACAACCTGGTCTACGGTGCAGCCTACTTCCTGCCGATCTACTTCATCACTTTTGTGGTGGGTGGCTTCTGGGAAGTGCTGTTCGCGGCGGTGCGCGGCCACGAAGTCAACGAAGGTTTCTTCGTGACCTCCATCCTGTTCGCACTGTCCTGTCCGCCCGATCTGCCCCTGTGGCTGGTGGGAATGGGCATCAGCTTCGGTGTGGTCATCGGCAAGGAAGTCTTCGGCGGTACCGGCAAGAACTTCATGAACCCGGCCCTGTCCGGCCGTGCCTTCCTGTTCTTCGCCTATCCGGCCTCCATGTCCGGTGACTCGGTGTGGACTGCAGTCGACGGTTACACCGGTGCTACCGCGCTGTCCTCCATGGCCAGTAACGGCATCCAGAACGGCGTCGTTGGCACTGGCGGCATGGACGGCGGCAACCTGAGCTGGTTCAGCGCCTTCTTCGGCAACATGCAGGGCTCCATCGGTGAGACCTCGACCCTGGCGATCCTGATCGCCGGCGCCATCATGGTGTTCATGAAGATCGCCAGCTGGCGCATCATCGCCGGCACCCTGCTGGGCATGATGGCCACCGCGACGCTGTTCAACTTTATCGGTTCCGACACCAACCCGATGTTCAATGTGCCCTGGTACTGGCATCTGGTAGTGGGCGGTTTCGCCTTCGGCCTGGTCTTCATGACCACCGACCCGGTTTCCGCCTCCATGACCGATACCGGTCGCTGGTTCTACGGCATCCTGATCGGGTTTATGTGTGTCTTGATCCGGGTGGCGAACCCGGCCTTCCCGGAAGGCATGATGTTGGCAATCCTGTTTGCCAACCTGTTCGCGCCGCTGTTTGACTACTTCGTGGTGCAGTCCCATATCAAACGGAGGTTGGCACGTGGCTAA
- a CDS encoding Na(+)-translocating NADH-quinone reductase subunit C, with protein MANKDSVKGTLLVALVLCIVCSVVVATAAVVLKPRQEANVQLDMKRNVLMAAGLITDPKASKAQVESAFSSVKKRYVDLATGKFTDQKPAGGSGRKAAKIPDASKKLNPDDDIAKIIREENISEVYLVEKDGKLDKIVLPVRGYGLWSTLYGFLALDSDLNTVAGLGFYDQKETPGLGGEVDNPLWKAKWPGKKVFGDNGSVAIDLVKGGVNPNSPKAVHQVDALSGATLTSNGVNNLLHFWLGQQGFGPFLKNLKAGEA; from the coding sequence GTGGCTAATAAAGATTCCGTAAAAGGTACGCTGCTGGTTGCCCTGGTCCTGTGTATCGTCTGCTCGGTGGTGGTTGCCACCGCAGCGGTCGTGCTCAAGCCGCGCCAGGAAGCCAACGTGCAGCTGGACATGAAGCGCAATGTGCTGATGGCCGCAGGCCTGATCACTGATCCCAAGGCCAGCAAGGCCCAGGTGGAAAGCGCGTTCTCCTCGGTGAAAAAGCGCTATGTGGATCTCGCCACCGGCAAGTTCACCGATCAGAAACCCGCCGGCGGCAGTGGTCGCAAGGCGGCCAAGATCCCGGACGCGAGCAAGAAGCTGAATCCGGACGACGACATTGCCAAGATCATCCGCGAGGAGAATATCTCCGAGGTTTATCTGGTGGAGAAAGACGGCAAGCTGGACAAGATCGTACTGCCGGTGCGCGGTTATGGCCTGTGGAGTACCCTCTACGGCTTCCTCGCCCTGGACAGCGACCTGAATACCGTTGCCGGACTGGGCTTCTACGACCAGAAGGAAACCCCCGGACTCGGCGGTGAGGTGGACAACCCGCTGTGGAAGGCCAAGTGGCCGGGCAAGAAGGTGTTCGGAGACAACGGTTCCGTGGCCATCGACCTGGTCAAGGGCGGCGTAAACCCGAACAGCCCGAAGGCGGTGCACCAGGTGGACGCGCTGTCCGGTGCGACCCTGACAAGCAATGGCGTCAATAATCTGCTGCACTTCTGGTTGGGCCAACAGGGTTTTGGTCCCTTCCTGAAAAACCTGAAAGCAGGGGAGGCATAA